Proteins encoded in a region of the Triticum dicoccoides isolate Atlit2015 ecotype Zavitan chromosome 3A, WEW_v2.0, whole genome shotgun sequence genome:
- the LOC119267414 gene encoding glycine-rich cell wall structural protein 1.8-like: MGGGHDMHGSPNGSVKGFVSGLVNGGKGHGYGSSYGQGHGYGGGHVQGYQQGYGGHGQSYETGYGGHAQHGHGGYEHGYGGGHVQQGHGHGHEHGYGGHGQQHGYGGGHSQLGYPPAAGAYPPHGGYQAHGYAPAAYPSHGGHQGHMGSYHTGHGGGHHHGGKYHGGKYNGGKHGSKWIR; this comes from the exons ATGGGTGGAGGCCACGACATGCACGGCAGCCCCAACGGCAGCGTGAAGGGCTTCGTGTCCGGCCTCGTTAACGGCGGCAAAGGCCACGGCTACGGGTCATCGTACGGCCAGGggcacggctacggcggcggccatGTACAGGGCTACCAGCAGGGATACGGCGGGCATGGACAGAGCTACGAGACCGGGTACGGCGGGCATGCGCAGCACGGGCACGGCGGCTACGAGCACGGGTACGGCGGCGGGCATGTGCAGCAGGGACACGGGCACGGCCACGAGCACGGGTACGGCGGACACGGGCAGCAGCACGGATACGGCGGCGGCCACTCGCAGCTCGGGTACCCTCCCGCTGCCGGCGCCTACCCTCCACACGGCGGATACCAGGCGCACGGCTACGCGCCGGCGGCCTACCCCTCTCACGGGGGGCACCAGG GTCACATGGGATCATACCACACCGGGCATGGCGGCGGGCACCACCACGGCGGCAAGTACCACGGCGGCAAGTACAACGGCGGCAAGCACGGCAGTAAGTGGATCAGGTGA